The genome window ATTACCCAAACAAACAGAgaaatgaataaaagaaatctggacttttcaatttaattgtgtAATGCACTAAACTTACATTTATTCTTTggtaacaaatacaaaaaaaacaaatcgataattatataaattaatgaaattgatttagcTTGTGGTGATATTTGATCAACGAAATACTGATATTGATGCTTGATTGATTTAgcaatcttttctttttgataaTGGCTGATCATTGATTTGGCGTTGCAAATGTTGTTGGCAGTTTCCTTGACTTTTGGTCCACATCAAGTTTTGGAGAATAGGCAAGAGGAGGAAGGCAAGCTACGCTACGTATTTTAAAGTTGAAAGTTGAAGAGCAGAGAAGATTAGTGGAGTATAATCCTTTCGTTCTGCAAGCACaagaaatgagaaatgaattcgaaatcattttcaaagaaaaacttgcaataaatagataataatttatttgactaGATGCGATTTACAAAGAAGGGGGACgacaaaataatttacattttcaattatttgttctggttgctttttttttgttatttgttatgttgTTTATTCATCTAAGCTGCGAGCGCTGTCTTTGTCTACTTAGTGGGAAAATCGGGCCAATAGTTAATATAGTATCTGTGTGTGGTGCCCTCGAACAATCGATCCAGCCAATTGCTGAGACCATCCAACAGATTGTCCTCGAAGAGCACATTCGATTCAGCATCGGATTCCTCCGAATAATTCACGCCCAGAAAGTTGCCAATCTCTGGATCATCGTTGCGATCCAGCAGCTGTTTGGTCATCTTAATCATACGCTTTGTGCCACGAGCGCATTCCGGATGCTTGGCATGATAGACGCAAAAATACTTGCGATGTCCATTTAATGCTATTACGGTGCCCACACAATTCCGTGGATTAATCTGTAGATTCTGATTTGTGCATAACGATAAGCGTAACAGTTCCGAATACCACGACAAACCCTTCTCGATCAGCATGTGGCCAAACAGCAGCGTCTTAGTCCGTCTATACGGCCAAACCGCTCGATGATATGGCGGTATTAGCTTCGTCCGACTCTGCAGATCTGTAATCAAGAGAATCGTGCGACAACCGGGTTTCAGCAGACGCACCAGACCATTGTACTTCTCGGCTCGCAGCTCATAGAGCTTCAATTCAGGCGCCTGCTTGCTGGGCTTGTTATTGCACAACCCGTCGTTGAGTTGTCCTTGCGCCTTGAGGGTTTCCTCCTCGGCGCGAACAAAATACATCATCACATAGCCGATGGCAAACATAAAGGCAATTGTGCCCAGCAGCGACAGAGCGGCAAACAAATGCTCATCCTCAATGTTATCGGATAGATAATCGACTAGATAGAGTAAACGTGTAATCCATTTACTTAGTATGCCCTGAGCATGCTCATCCAAGAGATTCTGCACATAAGCCTCATAGGTGAGAGCTTCATTCGTTTTCAATAGACGCTGTATGGTCAAATTAATCTCATGTTTTGTCGTATTTATGGCAGAGTTATTCAAATAATCTGTGGTCTTGATATCCAGCTTCGCGCCATCGACCCATTCATATTTGATCTGTGTGCTATCGCGTCGCCAAATGACCACGAGACGCAGCAGATTATCCTCGAAGGAACCTTTGGAAATGGCATTCAAGAAATCCGCTTGCTTCTCCTTGTACATATAGGCAAATCGCACACGCTCCGCACTGTAACCGCTCTCCAACGCAATGTGTCGCAATGCACCGCGTGCTATGTCATAATCCGGGGAGTTCTCGGTGATGAGAACGACACACAAACGCTTGCGGGGACGATTCCATTCGGCGGGACAAACGCCCTCGAGCACCTCTTGCGACGAGA of Drosophila nasuta strain 15112-1781.00 chromosome 3, ASM2355853v1, whole genome shotgun sequence contains these proteins:
- the LOC132789366 gene encoding dnaJ homolog subfamily C member 16; the encoded protein is MMANYWILYCVALIALATLAHCALNNPYEELGITRSATVQEVRRAYKQLAKEWHPDKNNHPDAERRFVQIKKAYELLNDQERRKVYDQHGITSEDSHYLRQKHDYSGYNRFAFDPVEEFFGKQFGFDQDISLYHKLSVTSNYFEQTIIPKSKTKLHIIMFYNDWCFGCMRIVAAFKKLVDTFEPLGVQFATINAAHEPGILRKTGADGIPRMVLVMSGHSYVYRENVYTQQKLAEFIRKKMPFKIGQRINDDNLEEFLKGWTDNRVRALVLEPRSSTRLRYLIAAFGFHDRVAFGFVDLTNKNTKLIADRFKVNPKLDTLFLFNEDSLRAVASISMADIPTQTLENIISSNQYLSLPRLSSQEVLEGVCPAEWNRPRKRLCVVLITENSPDYDIARGALRHIALESGYSAERVRFAYMYKEKQADFLNAISKGSFEDNLLRLVVIWRRDSTQIKYEWVDGAKLDIKTTDYLNNSAINTTKHEINLTIQRLLKTNEALTYEAYVQNLLDEHAQGILSKWITRLLYLVDYLSDNIEDEHLFAALSLLGTIAFMFAIGYVMMYFVRAEEETLKAQGQLNDGLCNNKPSKQAPELKLYELRAEKYNGLVRLLKPGCRTILLITDLQSRTKLIPPYHRAVWPYRRTKTLLFGHMLIEKGLSWYSELLRLSLCTNQNLQINPRNCVGTVIALNGHRKYFCVYHAKHPECARGTKRMIKMTKQLLDRNDDPEIGNFLGVNYSEESDAESNVLFEDNLLDGLSNWLDRLFEGTTHRYYINYWPDFPTK